One stretch of Verrucomicrobiota bacterium DNA includes these proteins:
- the trxB gene encoding thioredoxin-disulfide reductase: MPENIIILGSGCAGLTAAVYAARANLNPLVLEGAQPGGQLTTTSEVENFPGFPEGVDGFQLMDNMRKQAARFGTQFEVASIEEADLGDETITLNSTNKSWETRSLVIATGASPRLLGVPGEAEMYGGKGVTTCATCDGAFYRDMDVVVVGGGDSACEEALFLTRFCSKVYLIHRRDELRASPIMAERAIQHEKIEMVWNTVVEEILPDEDGLVSGISVRNTVGGETERIDCKGVFVAIGHIPNTSPFKGKLKMDGEGYLIPKAPSQVLTEVPRVYVAGDCADHVYRQAITAAGMGCQAAIEAERALGEL, encoded by the coding sequence ATGCCGGAGAACATAATTATTCTTGGTTCAGGTTGCGCAGGCTTGACGGCTGCTGTCTATGCGGCCCGCGCTAATTTGAATCCTCTCGTTTTGGAGGGTGCCCAGCCAGGAGGCCAGCTGACGACCACGTCCGAAGTCGAAAACTTTCCCGGGTTTCCAGAAGGAGTAGACGGTTTCCAACTCATGGACAACATGCGGAAGCAAGCTGCTCGTTTCGGCACCCAGTTCGAGGTGGCTTCAATCGAAGAGGCCGATCTTGGCGACGAGACCATCACCCTGAATAGCACCAACAAATCGTGGGAGACCCGCTCACTCGTCATTGCAACTGGTGCCTCACCCAGGCTTCTCGGTGTCCCTGGCGAAGCAGAGATGTATGGCGGGAAAGGCGTGACCACTTGCGCGACCTGCGACGGCGCCTTCTATCGCGATATGGACGTTGTAGTGGTGGGAGGAGGAGACTCTGCCTGCGAGGAGGCTCTTTTCCTCACCAGATTTTGTTCCAAAGTCTATTTGATTCACCGTCGTGACGAGCTCCGAGCCTCTCCGATTATGGCGGAAAGAGCCATTCAGCACGAGAAGATCGAAATGGTGTGGAACACCGTTGTCGAAGAGATCCTACCGGACGAGGACGGCTTGGTCTCGGGTATCTCCGTTCGCAACACGGTTGGTGGAGAGACCGAACGGATCGATTGCAAAGGAGTATTTGTAGCCATCGGACACATTCCCAACACCTCTCCTTTCAAGGGAAAGCTCAAGATGGATGGCGAAGGATACCTCATTCCTAAAGCTCCCTCCCAAGTCCTGACCGAAGTCCCGAGAGTATACGTTGCGGGAGATTGTGCAGACCATGTCTACCGGCAGGCGATCACAGCCGCAGGAATGGGCTGCCAAGCAGCGATTGAGGCGGAAAGAGCCCTTGGCGAATTGTAA
- a CDS encoding exosortase-associated EpsI family protein: protein MKKIFPYIGFVVLALLVLFQFYNPFNLEPEPGRGAHVGDYVPEQLDGWTVTNKELGATESIRDRAARILNLEDFVYRNYTRGDGDEFFEVYVAYWSPGKASILEVSSHTPDRCWTENGWTMLDKEHQVEKEVENKALLPSEWRAFEIQGNEQFVHYWHLVGGKSYQYGQRRNAFPTPYSYVRDLLRSHVLGTGEQYFIRINTNIPFEELWYDRQFQKVVSEVAGLGLEVEAEDLESSS, encoded by the coding sequence ATGAAAAAGATTTTCCCATACATTGGCTTTGTCGTTTTGGCGTTGCTGGTCCTTTTTCAGTTCTACAATCCCTTCAATTTGGAACCAGAGCCCGGGAGAGGGGCACACGTCGGCGATTATGTTCCCGAACAGTTGGATGGGTGGACCGTCACAAACAAGGAGTTGGGTGCGACAGAATCGATAAGGGATCGAGCTGCGAGGATTTTGAACCTCGAAGATTTCGTCTACAGGAACTACACCCGTGGAGATGGTGACGAATTCTTCGAGGTGTATGTTGCCTATTGGTCTCCTGGGAAAGCATCGATCCTTGAAGTATCCTCTCACACTCCTGATAGGTGTTGGACGGAAAACGGATGGACGATGTTGGATAAAGAGCATCAGGTTGAGAAGGAAGTCGAGAACAAGGCACTTTTGCCTTCGGAGTGGAGGGCGTTCGAGATCCAGGGAAACGAGCAATTTGTTCACTACTGGCATCTTGTAGGCGGTAAGTCCTATCAATATGGACAGCGCAGAAATGCGTTTCCGACTCCCTACTCTTATGTGAGAGACCTACTTCGATCCCACGTGTTGGGTACCGGGGAGCAGTATTTTATTCGGATTAATACCAATATCCCTTTCGAGGAATTGTGGTATGATCGACAGTTCCAAAAGGTAGTTTCCGAGGTAGCGGGTCTTGGGCTGGAAGTCGAAGCTGAAGACTTGGAGAGTTCTTCCTAA
- a CDS encoding DUF2237 domain-containing protein gives MIAEVSRNVLGEALIPCCMDPLTGFLRDGSCNVTPSDGGVHAVCAVITDEFLDFTRSRGNDLSTPFPDMGFPGLKPGDRWCVCASRWQEAFEAGKAPPVVLEATHEAALRFIRIEDLRANASSVEG, from the coding sequence ATGATCGCCGAGGTCAGTCGCAACGTGCTCGGGGAAGCCTTGATCCCCTGTTGTATGGACCCGTTGACCGGATTTCTGCGGGATGGCAGTTGCAATGTGACTCCGTCGGACGGCGGTGTTCATGCGGTTTGCGCGGTGATCACTGATGAGTTCTTGGATTTCACCCGCTCGCGGGGAAACGACCTATCGACTCCGTTTCCGGACATGGGTTTCCCGGGTCTCAAGCCAGGGGACAGGTGGTGCGTCTGCGCCAGCCGCTGGCAGGAAGCCTTTGAAGCAGGGAAAGCTCCTCCGGTAGTTCTAGAAGCGACTCACGAGGCGGCGCTGAGGTTTATCCGGATTGAGGACCTTCGAGCAAATGCGTCGAGTGTTGAAGGGTAA
- a CDS encoding SRPBCC family protein has product MPFLFTDAVIPLPIAEVFPFFSDASNLEKITLAGLGFQILTPLPIAMEEGTIIDYRIKIGGVPNHWRSRITSWEPPYQFADEQLKGPYRKWLHTHRFEACDHGTRMKDEVEYELPFGVFGRLVHPLIRRQLRTIFAFRSKTVGSHLPLPENSEVTHGTIEFYDDKPN; this is encoded by the coding sequence ATGCCATTTCTCTTTACGGACGCGGTAATCCCCCTCCCGATCGCTGAGGTTTTTCCGTTTTTTTCGGATGCGTCTAATCTGGAAAAGATCACGCTAGCTGGTTTGGGGTTTCAAATCTTAACCCCTCTCCCGATAGCGATGGAAGAAGGGACAATTATCGATTACCGCATCAAGATTGGCGGAGTCCCCAACCACTGGAGATCCCGAATTACCTCTTGGGAACCACCTTACCAATTTGCCGATGAGCAGTTGAAAGGCCCATACCGTAAATGGCTCCACACTCATCGGTTCGAAGCGTGTGATCACGGGACCAGGATGAAAGATGAAGTGGAGTATGAACTACCTTTTGGAGTTTTCGGGAGGTTAGTGCACCCTCTCATCCGCAGGCAACTCAGGACCATTTTTGCGTTTCGGAGCAAGACAGTTGGCAGCCATCTTCCCTTACCTGAAAATTCGGAAGTGACGCATGGAACGATTGAGTTCTACGACGACAAACCGAATTGA
- a CDS encoding glycosyl hydrolase family 8: MVQRRLKKLLTPFLCLLAANTGALAQSDFEGFTLPFNTRGKMAWNEFKERFVAPDGRVIDDANGGISHSEGQGYGMLIAAEHRDLSTFSVIWNWTRKNLQTRKDGLFAWKWDPSIPEDPVIDQNNATDGDILIAWALLRGGELWKNDRHIEEAKAIARKVRTTMIADSPYGPLLLPGGTGFQQPEGTIINLSYWVFPAFLDIRRIDPSHLWDDLYLSGLRLLKEARFGDWDLPPDWLLVSSAGTLILPKQFDPVFGYNAVRIPLYMEWAGIGDEFLYRPFVGWATSKESIFELPDTVNLVTNEPGEFTVIPGMIAIYHLIAPREIPEAPRVDGDYTSYYSASLRFLSHLAEKEGQKYSLLPHP; encoded by the coding sequence ATGGTCCAAAGACGGCTGAAGAAACTCCTGACCCCTTTTTTGTGCCTTTTGGCAGCCAACACCGGGGCTCTGGCGCAGTCCGATTTTGAGGGATTTACCCTACCCTTTAACACTCGTGGCAAGATGGCTTGGAATGAATTCAAAGAGCGTTTTGTAGCACCAGATGGGAGGGTAATCGACGATGCCAACGGAGGGATCTCCCATTCGGAAGGACAAGGATATGGAATGCTGATCGCCGCAGAGCACCGTGATCTATCCACATTTTCTGTCATCTGGAATTGGACCCGGAAGAATCTCCAGACCCGGAAAGATGGGCTTTTCGCTTGGAAATGGGATCCGTCAATACCCGAAGATCCTGTCATAGACCAGAACAACGCTACTGACGGGGACATCCTCATTGCATGGGCACTTCTTAGGGGGGGAGAGCTTTGGAAGAATGATCGGCATATTGAGGAAGCCAAAGCGATCGCTCGAAAGGTTAGGACCACAATGATAGCAGACAGCCCCTACGGCCCTCTCCTTCTCCCCGGAGGAACCGGCTTTCAGCAGCCAGAGGGGACGATTATCAACTTAAGTTATTGGGTCTTTCCCGCATTCCTCGATATTCGTAGGATCGATCCTTCTCACCTTTGGGACGATCTCTACCTTTCGGGTTTGCGACTTCTCAAAGAGGCTCGCTTTGGCGATTGGGATCTACCACCGGATTGGCTATTAGTATCATCTGCGGGAACGCTGATCCTCCCGAAGCAGTTTGATCCGGTCTTCGGTTACAATGCAGTTAGGATTCCCCTCTACATGGAGTGGGCAGGAATAGGCGACGAATTTCTCTACCGACCTTTTGTTGGTTGGGCGACGAGCAAGGAAAGCATCTTCGAACTTCCCGACACCGTTAACCTTGTAACCAACGAACCGGGAGAGTTTACCGTGATTCCAGGAATGATCGCTATCTATCACCTCATCGCGCCGCGAGAGATCCCAGAGGCCCCTCGTGTTGATGGCGACTACACCTCCTATTACTCCGCTTCACTGCGTTTCCTTTCCCACCTCGCAGAAAAAGAGGGCCAAAAGTATTCTTTATTGCCTCACCCGTAA
- a CDS encoding cellulose biosynthesis cyclic di-GMP-binding regulatory protein BcsB yields the protein MGLGIDRFARPSLVVALCFAAHSFSLAQSSTLDELLRGLRDDQGTSEVSPADETGTQMPQFLREPPTERPASPSEEAEPTQDLAPSSSSNPTTLPETTQATAFPEINETTPSFEEDEINPFLISNLDELLQRLTPEAVQTHLVFAGAASELNQEQVTLGAAIVQGIGLRTDLKPMLITYGPQLEPGRFNVLVGTIDQVGSVMGARLVEEIGESGLCMIPMPNYESEPVLVITGTSQRGINEAVLALGFVNMDLPAADFVSIRRILFPETPPYFGQPPVNPGETYTFLQLQQVGAPIRPVRNGGIGIQIYFPADVFDRPAAKVNLSVHFSVGQNTLRSSKAMEVRLNGTEVVRAPFGETTTSEFGGRYLNFSVPIGKFQSGRNLLEITTDAGSSSAFSLGPTGVAANDLLVFTDSTIEIPRVPRGAILPNLRLTSRTLYPFVGQPDGSEISFLLTNNEKETVEAAWMMIAKLSQISNTFLYDAEVSFRAANPDRHLVVIGSQSGIPTTLSEQIPPASFSELGSGESEDEAFAQEEKGPNIFQRFFASLANEFRKIEINEPADDGPEGAQIQEAREESIGPRAVMTSFPSPETTGRWILIVTARNDALLLERVRQLIRLPYWSQINGYLFSWNDTPNSVRAFLPDKRFSEVSFRETIVPIPWGYGVSLRIWYLFAAVVFLVFVLMTLLVLKHTDQTIAQRRKE from the coding sequence ATGGGTCTAGGTATCGATAGATTTGCCCGACCCTCACTAGTAGTTGCTCTTTGCTTTGCTGCCCACAGCTTCAGTCTTGCCCAGTCATCAACTCTCGACGAACTCCTGCGCGGACTCCGTGACGATCAGGGAACTTCTGAAGTCTCTCCGGCAGATGAAACTGGAACGCAAATGCCCCAGTTTCTCCGCGAGCCGCCGACCGAAAGGCCCGCTAGCCCCTCGGAAGAGGCGGAGCCGACTCAAGATTTAGCACCCTCCTCATCCTCGAATCCAACTACCTTGCCTGAGACAACGCAAGCAACAGCCTTTCCGGAAATCAACGAAACAACACCGAGTTTTGAGGAAGATGAAATCAATCCGTTCTTGATATCGAATCTGGATGAACTTCTCCAGAGACTCACTCCGGAGGCCGTCCAGACTCATCTTGTCTTTGCCGGTGCGGCATCGGAGTTGAATCAGGAACAGGTCACTCTCGGGGCGGCTATTGTGCAAGGAATCGGACTAAGGACTGACCTTAAGCCTATGCTAATCACATACGGTCCTCAGCTAGAGCCTGGTCGGTTCAACGTGCTAGTGGGAACCATTGATCAAGTAGGCTCGGTCATGGGAGCAAGACTTGTAGAAGAAATCGGTGAGAGTGGACTCTGCATGATTCCGATGCCAAACTACGAGAGCGAGCCTGTCTTGGTAATCACTGGAACCAGCCAGCGAGGGATCAACGAAGCAGTCCTTGCTCTTGGATTCGTCAATATGGATCTTCCGGCTGCAGACTTTGTCTCCATTCGTCGCATCCTCTTCCCAGAGACGCCTCCTTATTTTGGTCAGCCTCCTGTGAACCCAGGTGAGACCTATACATTTCTTCAGCTACAGCAGGTTGGCGCTCCGATTCGTCCGGTCCGGAATGGAGGCATCGGAATTCAGATCTACTTTCCGGCAGATGTTTTTGACCGTCCTGCTGCAAAGGTAAATCTATCCGTTCATTTTTCCGTAGGTCAAAATACACTCCGGAGCAGCAAAGCCATGGAGGTCCGTTTGAACGGAACTGAAGTTGTCCGTGCACCGTTTGGTGAGACCACGACGTCCGAATTTGGAGGGCGGTACCTTAACTTTTCAGTTCCGATCGGAAAATTCCAGTCTGGCCGCAACCTACTGGAAATTACGACAGATGCTGGTTCCTCCAGTGCGTTTTCGCTAGGTCCTACAGGTGTCGCGGCAAACGACCTTCTTGTCTTCACTGATTCGACGATTGAGATTCCGAGAGTCCCTAGAGGTGCTATTCTGCCAAACCTCCGCCTCACTAGCCGGACACTCTACCCGTTCGTAGGTCAACCGGACGGGTCAGAAATCAGTTTCCTTCTCACCAATAACGAAAAGGAAACTGTTGAAGCAGCGTGGATGATGATTGCAAAGCTCTCTCAAATTTCGAACACCTTCCTTTACGATGCAGAGGTGAGTTTCCGTGCTGCAAACCCTGATCGGCACCTTGTCGTAATCGGAAGCCAATCGGGAATTCCCACTACCCTCAGTGAACAAATTCCCCCCGCGAGCTTTTCGGAATTAGGATCAGGAGAGAGTGAAGACGAGGCTTTTGCTCAAGAAGAAAAAGGCCCGAACATTTTTCAGAGATTCTTTGCAAGTCTGGCAAACGAGTTTCGGAAGATTGAAATTAACGAACCAGCTGACGATGGACCGGAAGGAGCTCAGATTCAGGAAGCAAGAGAAGAGTCCATTGGACCGCGGGCTGTGATGACAAGTTTCCCCTCTCCTGAAACCACCGGGAGGTGGATACTCATAGTGACTGCTCGCAATGACGCTCTCCTCCTTGAGCGAGTCCGCCAGCTTATCCGTCTTCCCTATTGGTCACAAATAAATGGATACCTCTTTTCATGGAACGACACTCCAAATAGTGTCAGGGCCTTCTTGCCGGACAAGCGCTTCAGCGAAGTTTCGTTTCGAGAAACCATTGTTCCCATTCCGTGGGGTTACGGGGTGTCGCTGCGCATTTGGTACCTCTTTGCAGCAGTCGTATTTCTTGTTTTTGTCCTGATGACACTTTTAGTACTCAAGCATACGGACCAAACAATCGCTCAAAGACGCAAAGAGTAA
- the bcsA gene encoding UDP-forming cellulose synthase catalytic subunit: protein MVFFWFLSLLAFLFVCSLHLEHRSQWYLAGALLLGLFFFRSVKRGPTVRVIFLCFAVFLVLRYLFWRSLQTLEFYDWLSFSIAIILFLAEVYGILIFLLGSFVNIRPFERKPVPLPPEDQLPTVDVMVPSYNESEEILEVTLMAALQMQYPEQKRRIYLLDDGGTDQKCTSGSDASREQALTRRESLFRLCQRLGVQYMTRERNQHAKAGNINEAMKKTSGDLLLILDADHVPTENFLENTVGLFNEDEKLFLVQTPHFFVNPDPIEKNLNTFYSAPSENEMFYRVVQQGLDYWNSSFFCGSGALLRRSLVEAQGGMSGETITEDAETALSLHGRGYNSAFISEPMLSGLQPETMGGFIGQRIRWATGMVQIFLLKRPLLMRGLSLPQRLCYVNSCSFWFFPFARLVFLLAPVAFLVFGLKIYAANWQTFSAYAVPHLVAVLTVSSYLYGRVRRSFVSELYELIQSVYCLPAIVKTMIRPRAPAFQVTPKGEYLDRTYISPLSFPFYILFVINITALIFGTIRYFSVSEQTTATLITMGFGFFNTVILLAAIGALLERQQRRSNPRMPVNLNAKLLLGNESFDCRIVDISLGGCRILLKPAYERDLEKANNGLLQVTAPGRKVHFSFNVDLRILRYDEDSELLSLGTEFNHKDLEERKQKVRFVTGSSDRWMNFQKNRECRLGVIGSFLFLLGIGVKYSLAHFGHLLGSLFGGSRPKSSISQPENV from the coding sequence GTGGTGTTTTTCTGGTTTCTCTCACTGCTAGCGTTTCTTTTTGTTTGCTCGCTTCATCTTGAGCATCGTTCGCAGTGGTATCTTGCGGGGGCCCTTCTCTTGGGTCTCTTTTTCTTCCGATCCGTCAAGCGAGGCCCCACCGTAAGGGTCATCTTCCTGTGTTTTGCTGTCTTCCTGGTTCTGCGGTACCTATTTTGGCGAAGTCTTCAGACGCTTGAATTCTATGATTGGTTGAGCTTTTCGATCGCGATCATCCTCTTCCTCGCTGAGGTGTATGGGATCCTCATTTTCCTCCTCGGGTCATTCGTCAATATCCGCCCGTTCGAGAGAAAGCCGGTTCCTCTCCCGCCAGAGGATCAGCTGCCTACGGTCGACGTCATGGTGCCTTCCTACAATGAAAGCGAAGAAATTTTGGAAGTCACGTTGATGGCGGCTCTCCAGATGCAATATCCGGAGCAAAAACGCAGAATTTACCTTCTCGATGACGGAGGAACTGACCAAAAATGCACGAGCGGAAGTGATGCATCCCGCGAACAGGCACTCACCCGAAGAGAGTCCCTTTTCCGTCTTTGCCAAAGACTCGGCGTCCAGTACATGACCAGGGAGCGAAACCAGCATGCGAAAGCCGGTAACATCAATGAGGCAATGAAAAAGACCTCGGGAGACCTCCTTCTCATTCTCGATGCTGACCACGTCCCGACTGAGAACTTTCTCGAGAACACAGTCGGGCTGTTCAATGAAGACGAAAAGCTGTTTCTCGTGCAGACTCCCCACTTTTTCGTCAACCCAGATCCAATTGAGAAAAATCTCAACACGTTCTATTCCGCCCCCAGTGAAAACGAAATGTTCTACAGAGTAGTCCAGCAAGGGTTGGACTATTGGAATTCATCCTTCTTTTGTGGGTCCGGTGCTCTCCTTCGCCGTAGTTTGGTGGAAGCTCAAGGGGGCATGTCGGGAGAAACGATCACCGAGGATGCAGAGACGGCTTTATCCCTTCACGGAAGGGGCTACAACAGTGCGTTCATATCAGAGCCCATGCTGTCTGGACTGCAACCAGAAACGATGGGTGGTTTTATCGGGCAGCGAATTCGCTGGGCTACCGGAATGGTTCAGATCTTCCTTCTCAAGCGACCGCTTTTGATGCGAGGTCTTTCCCTGCCTCAACGTCTCTGTTACGTCAACAGTTGTTCCTTTTGGTTCTTCCCGTTTGCCCGTCTAGTCTTCCTCCTGGCCCCAGTGGCCTTCCTTGTATTCGGACTCAAAATCTACGCCGCCAACTGGCAAACTTTCAGCGCGTACGCAGTACCTCACTTGGTGGCAGTCTTGACCGTCTCGAGTTATCTCTACGGAAGAGTGAGACGATCGTTTGTTTCTGAACTTTACGAGTTAATCCAGTCCGTCTACTGCCTCCCGGCGATCGTCAAAACAATGATCCGTCCTCGGGCTCCTGCTTTCCAGGTAACTCCGAAGGGTGAGTATCTCGACAGGACCTACATCTCGCCACTTTCCTTTCCCTTCTACATTTTATTTGTGATCAACATCACCGCGCTAATTTTTGGGACGATTCGCTACTTCAGCGTCTCCGAACAGACCACGGCGACGCTGATCACGATGGGTTTCGGATTTTTCAACACGGTGATCCTCCTCGCGGCAATTGGGGCTCTTCTTGAACGGCAACAGAGGCGTTCGAATCCAAGGATGCCTGTTAACCTCAACGCGAAACTACTCTTGGGAAATGAGAGTTTTGATTGCCGGATAGTCGATATCTCTCTTGGGGGATGCAGGATCCTCTTGAAACCAGCCTATGAAAGGGACCTCGAAAAGGCGAACAATGGACTGCTTCAGGTGACCGCTCCAGGGCGAAAGGTTCATTTCAGTTTTAATGTGGACCTTCGCATCCTTCGCTACGACGAAGATTCTGAACTTCTTTCTCTCGGAACCGAGTTCAACCACAAGGATCTTGAAGAAAGGAAACAAAAGGTCCGCTTCGTAACGGGAAGTAGCGATCGCTGGATGAATTTCCAGAAAAATCGCGAGTGCCGGTTGGGAGTTATTGGAAGTTTCCTTTTCCTTCTGGGAATTGGCGTCAAATACTCCCTTGCACACTTTGGACATCTCCTCGGGTCTCTCTTCGGAGGATCTAGGCCCAAATCAAGCATATCGCAGCCAGAGAACGTCTGA
- a CDS encoding thioredoxin family protein codes for MKNTIIALATFVLAGSLSASVATGQKAPDFTLTDTNGVQHSLSDFAGKTVVLEWLNHGCPFVVRHYESGNMQGLQDRYGDKGVVWLSIVSSAPGKQGYYPPEKANEITADYEATPAAVLIDSTGDVGRLYSAETTPHMYVINPDGVLVYQGAIDDQPRGRDPSQANNFVANALDASMAGEPIPNGTTRPYGCSVKY; via the coding sequence ATGAAGAACACAATTATTGCACTCGCAACTTTCGTTTTGGCAGGCTCGCTGAGTGCGAGCGTGGCCACCGGGCAAAAGGCTCCGGATTTTACTCTTACGGACACTAACGGTGTCCAGCATTCGCTTTCCGATTTTGCTGGAAAGACCGTGGTGCTGGAATGGCTCAACCACGGGTGTCCTTTTGTCGTTCGCCACTACGAATCAGGCAACATGCAGGGTCTCCAAGACCGGTATGGCGACAAGGGAGTAGTGTGGCTCTCGATCGTTTCATCTGCTCCAGGCAAACAGGGTTACTACCCGCCTGAGAAAGCAAACGAGATCACTGCTGACTACGAAGCCACCCCTGCAGCCGTTCTGATCGATTCAACTGGCGATGTCGGGCGCTTATACTCGGCTGAGACCACTCCTCACATGTATGTGATCAATCCTGACGGGGTGCTGGTCTATCAGGGTGCCATTGACGACCAACCACGCGGCAGGGATCCCTCTCAAGCCAACAATTTCGTTGCCAACGCCCTTGACGCCTCGATGGCCGGAGAGCCAATTCCGAATGGGACGACGAGGCCCTATGGCTGCTCTGTAAAATACTGA
- the cysE gene encoding serine O-acetyltransferase, whose product MDTEKNSDPIWDKIRVDAQEIIDNEPVLAHQVQEIVLDRSSLEEVLSYRLAEKLTFLSHWEFHLEDVFLEAMTTDSLIGVSMRKDIEAIFDRDPACRNHITPVLYYKGFKAICCHRVSNWLWKNGRHQLALHLQSLTSEFFNVDIHPAAEIGSGILLDHATGFVAGETSRIADNVSILHAVTLGGTGKETGDRHPKIGHGVLIGAGAKILGNISVGECSRVGANSVVLESVPPHVTVVGVPARVVEVATGDDPALFMDHDVLCDHKARA is encoded by the coding sequence ATGGATACCGAAAAAAACTCAGACCCTATCTGGGACAAGATCCGCGTTGACGCCCAGGAGATTATCGATAACGAGCCCGTTCTTGCTCACCAAGTTCAGGAAATCGTCCTGGACCGGTCCAGTCTTGAAGAGGTCCTCAGCTATCGGCTCGCCGAAAAGCTCACGTTCCTGTCCCACTGGGAATTTCACCTCGAAGACGTTTTTCTCGAGGCAATGACCACCGACTCCCTCATCGGTGTTTCGATGCGAAAAGACATTGAGGCCATTTTTGACCGTGATCCTGCCTGCCGGAACCATATCACGCCGGTTCTCTACTACAAAGGATTCAAGGCGATCTGCTGCCACCGGGTGTCCAACTGGCTTTGGAAAAACGGTCGACACCAGTTGGCCCTGCACCTCCAAAGCCTGACATCAGAGTTCTTCAACGTTGATATTCATCCAGCAGCTGAAATCGGCTCGGGAATCCTTCTCGACCACGCAACCGGTTTCGTGGCGGGCGAAACCAGTCGCATCGCCGACAATGTCTCGATTTTGCACGCAGTGACCTTGGGAGGAACAGGGAAAGAGACCGGGGATCGCCACCCGAAGATCGGCCACGGCGTTCTCATCGGAGCAGGGGCAAAAATCCTCGGCAACATCTCTGTCGGCGAATGCTCACGGGTAGGTGCCAACAGCGTTGTCCTGGAGTCGGTTCCACCTCATGTGACCGTAGTGGGTGTCCCGGCCCGTGTTGTCGAAGTAGCTACAGGCGACGACCCTGCCCTCTTCATGGATCACGACGTCTTGTGCGACCATAAAGCCCGTGCTTAA